AGTTTCAGGATACCCCCTGGTGCAATGGGGCCGTGTGGAGTTTGAATCCCAACCCGCATTTGCCGGGCGACCTTAATTTTGCCACCGCGCACTGGAACACGCAGATCAAAGATAAACTTTACGGCCCAAGTACCAAGGCCCAACTGGACGGTGAATACCTTGATTCACTCGAAGGCTATGTGACGGCAGACCTGAACTTCCGGCGTGAACATTTCCGGTTCTCGACTGTGCCGCTGGGTTTCGAGACAGAAACCGGACGACCGGCGCTCACCAAAGGCCTGGCAGTGTACGAGTTCACGCGCTGGATTTGCGATGAAGTGCATCATCTGGGACGGCTGACGTTCGCCAACAGCGTGCCATACCGGTTCACGTATCTTTGCCCCTGGCTGGACGTGATGGGCACGGAGACCGATTGGCTGCGACAGGGAAAGTACCAGCCCGCCAGCCCGGCACAGATGAACCTGTGGCGAACGCTCTCTGGACGCAAGCCGTACCTGCTGCTGATGAACACCGACTACGACCAGTTAAAACCGGAATTGGTGGAACTGTATTTTCAGCGCAGCCTGGCACTGGGACTGTTCCCAGGCATGTTCAGTCATAATGCTGCGGATAACCCGTATTGGAAAAATCCCGCCTGGTACAACCGGGACCGGCCGCTGTTTAAGAAATATATTCCGCTCATTAAAAAAATTGCCGAAGCCGGATGGGAGCCAGTCACCGGTGTGCGAAGTGATCAGGCCACAGTTACCCTGGAGCGATTCGGCGCACCTGGCAAAGGCATCGTGTACCTCACCGTCTATAATCATTTTTCCCAACCACAGATGGCGCGGCTGCGCCTGGACCCTCAGGAACTGGGGAAATCAGCCCGTTTGGAGACAACCGATCTGTTGCGTGGCCGGTCGTTCCCAACGATGGCCCAAACTGTCGAAATAACACTCGATCCACAGCAAGCTGCCGTGCTAACCATACACCAATGAAACTGATAGGAATTTGTTTTTTGGCACATTGGATGCTTTCACTTGTCGCGTTGCGGTAACCGGTGTTCAGGTCGCTGATGGTGCCGTCGGCGTTGTCCTTATAGGTAGCCTTTGGCCCGGGATGTTGCGCGTCCTGTCCGTAGAACGGCTGGCCGGGGCGGGGCGATTTCGCGGGCGTTGTCGTAGCACTTCGTTTGGCCGGTGCCGACAATCGTAAAGGGTTGCGCCGCATAGATGCTGGATGCCGCAAGCGTCGCCGCCATGGTGAGAGCGTTTCGCTTCATGGTGCTATCCTTTGGTGGATGGGTCTCTCATGGGTTTCGCGGTGGAGGGCTGCTGTCCGGCCCCATACCGACATCGGGTTCAGTCAGGTTCTTGATCACTTTACGGGCGTGAGGGAAAACCCTTTCTCCAGTTTGGATTTGTAGAAAGCCCCCATTTGCGTTGATGGCCCTGGCTGGGTTGTATCCGTTCGGAACGGCGACGCGGGCAAGCCGTCTTTGTTATACAGATTGCATCCCTCCGGGTTGTTGGCCCACGCATAGCGCACAGCCACCGGTTTCGGTACAGCCGGGGAGGATACCACCACGGTATTTTTATCAATGCGCGCATCACCCCAAACCCACTTGTTGTCCTCGCCGGCAATGGCGAAGCGTTTCAGCGGGCCCGCCTGGTCCTCGACCGTAGGTTGCAGGGCGCTTTTCTTGCCGACCATCAAACCGCTGCCGACGTGGTCGAAGGACAACCGGATGGAGTGGCCTTCGACTTTCATCTCACGATAGATGGGGCCGGAGTAAACGATCTTTTCGCCGTGGACGACTCCCCGCGCCGCCAAAGACAATCTCTCGCCGACATCCTGTTTATCGATCGGGTGGATGCTCGCCGCCTCGCCGACATCGATCGTGACGGCCATGCCGGTGTTGGGGAGTTTCAGCGTCGCTAACTGCGATTCGCGGATCAGCGCCCAACCCCCGCTGTCGGGCTCGGGAGAGGGATTCGACCAATTGGGCAATTGCACAAAGAGAAACGGGAAAGCCCCTTGTCCCCAACGACTCCGCCAATCTTTGATCAGCACGGGGAAAATCCCCCGGTATTCATACATCCATTGCCACTCCGCCTCCCCTTGATACCAAACCGCGCCCCGCATTCCATAAGGAATCAGGGGATTGATCAGCGCGTTGAACAAGGAGCACCCAAAGCCCCAGGACTTCACCGGTCCGAGATATTTCGGAGGCCACAGTGGTGGCTTGTCCTTTGCGCGGGCTTCCGCCTGCTTGGCATCATATTCAGCGCTGCGAGCCTCAAGATCCCTTTTCCCTTTCGGGGTGTTCTCGACGTAATGGGCCAGCCCATCGAAATACTGTGCCACCACCTTGAAATCGGAATCCGCCATGAGCGCGGAGTGGCTGATCCACGCCACAATGGGCGATCCGCCCACCGAGTTGTTGATGAGTCCCACCGGCACATGCAGGGCCTGGTGCAGGTCGCGTCCAAAGAAATAGGCGACGGCAGAAAAGTCCTTGGCCGTATCAGGAGAGCAGGGCCGCCAGATGCAGTAATTCTTTTGGACGATGGGATTGTTGTTTTGCAGACGCTCAAGGGGGACTTTGGAATCCATGGCATTGGGCACATCGAAAAGCCGGATCTCCGGGTATATGGCCTCGGCGACTTCCTGCTGTCCGTTCATCGCCTGCTTCAGTGGCCACGCCATGTTCGATTGGCCGGAACAGAGCCATACCTCCCCCAGCAGG
This genomic interval from Verrucomicrobiota bacterium contains the following:
- a CDS encoding sialate O-acetylesterase, which translates into the protein MVLQRSMQVPVWGWAEAGEKITVSIDQQTKTCTADPAGKWMVRLDPMETGTPRKMTVKGKSGALEITDILLGEVWLCSGQSNMAWPLKQAMNGQQEVAEAIYPEIRLFDVPNAMDSKVPLERLQNNNPIVQKNYCIWRPCSPDTAKDFSAVAYFFGRDLHQALHVPVGLINNSVGGSPIVAWISHSALMADSDFKVVAQYFDGLAHYVENTPKGKRDLEARSAEYDAKQAEARAKDKPPLWPPKYLGPVKSWGFGCSLFNALINPLIPYGMRGAVWYQGEAEWQWMYEYRGIFPVLIKDWRSRWGQGAFPFLFVQLPNWSNPSPEPDSGGWALIRESQLATLKLPNTGMAVTIDVGEAASIHPIDKQDVGERLSLAARGVVHGEKIVYSGPIYREMKVEGHSIRLSFDHVGSGLMVGKKSALQPTVEDQAGPLKRFAIAGEDNKWVWGDARIDKNTVVVSSPAVPKPVAVRYAWANNPEGCNLYNKDGLPASPFRTDTTQPGPSTQMGAFYKSKLEKGFSLTPVK